Part of the Bacillus sp. N1-1 genome, GATTTCGTTTTGGTATGCTTTCTTAAAGTCATCAAACTTATCAGGATCATGATCAAACCATTTTCGTAACGAAGAACTTGGTGCGATTTCTTTCATCCAGTCATCTAATTTAGCTTTCTCTTTTGATATGCCCCTCGGCCATACGCGGTCAATTAGAATGCGATTCCCTTCAAGAGGGTGGTCTTCTTCATAAATTCGTCTAAGGATAACTGACATCTAAATCACCTTTCAGTTTTGTTGCTTTCGTTTTAGTCGTATATCACGAAAAAGAAGTCAATCCTAGCGATTAGGATTGGCTTCTTTTATGATTTACCTCTTCAACATGCCATGTGGGTCAATCACAAACTTCTTCGCTACACCACTATCAAACTCATTATACCCTTGAGGGGCTTCATCGAGACTGATAACGGTTGCATTTACGGCCTTTGCAATATCGGCTTTTCCATTTAAAATCGCCATCATTAATTGACGATGATACTGCATGACAGGTGTTTGCCCTGTAACAAAATGGTGGGCTTTTGACCAGCCAAGTCCAAATCTTACTTTAAGGGAGCCTTGCTTGGCATCTTTATCATCTGCTCCAGGATCCTCCGTTACATATAACCCTGGGATCCCCATCTTTCCTCCAGCTTCTACAACATCCATCATCGTATTTAGCACAATTGCCGGCTGCTCTTCATTATCAGTTCCGTGTCCATAAGCTTCAAATCCAACCGCATCGATCGCGCAATCCACTTCAGGTATGCCGAGAATTTGTTCGATTTGTTCACCCGGATCATGGTGTTCTTTGAGATTAATCGTTTCACATCCGAAGCTACGTGCTTGAGCGAGACGTTCTTCTTTTAAATCGCCTACGATCACAACAGCGGCACCAAGTAACTGAGCAGAATGAGCTGCAGCAAGTCCAACTGGTCCTGCACCTGCTACATAAACGGTTGATCCTGTCGTCACTCCTGCACTAATCGCTCCGTGATAGCCGGTTGGAAAAATATCCGATAGCATCGTTAAGTCGAGGATTTTCTCCATCGCTTTCTCTTTATCAGGAAAAGCAAGCAATTGAAAGTCTGCATAAGGCACCATCACATATTCGGATTGACCACCAACCCAGCCGCCCATATCAACGTATCCGTAAGCAGCACCGGGGCGTTCGGGATTCACGTTCTGACAAATGTGGGTATCCTGACGCTTACACATTTTGCATCGACCACAAGCAACATTGAATGGAACGGAAACAATATCTCCTTTCTTAATGAACTCAACATCTCTTCCAACTTCGATTACTTCACCAGTAATTTCATGACCGAGCACTAAACCAGAGGGAGCTGTTGTGCGACCGCGAACCATATGCTGGTCGCTTCCGCAGATGTTTGTCACGATATTCTTCAAGATCACGCCATGTTCACATTTACGACCAGCATTGCTTTTGGGTACACCTGGACCCTCACGAAGAACTAAATCTGGATAGCTAATATCCTGAACTTCAACACGACCTGAACCTGTATAAACGACACCGCGATTACCTGCCATTTGTACTTCCTCCTTTTTGTTTTTAGACGAGAGGGACGAGAGGCTTAGCGTGACCTTATGTACTCACCTCGATATTATAGTTTGAAGATTATGAATTCTTGTGATGTTATTCTCTGTAGGAGGGATTCCCTTTTTCATCCAGGCTAAAACGATATTCGTTGGTGCTAGTTATCGTTTTGTATCAAAGAAAAATGAAAATATAGGAAAACGCGCTTCTTATTAACGTCGCTAAAGTATTTTTTGTTACAATAAGGTTATGAGTATTCAGACATTTTTTTTATCGTGTTATGGAAAAATGATAGGGAATGAGACCTATTTTTATACTAGTTATGGAAGATTAAGTTTATTGGAGGAATCAATGATGAGTTCATCGTACCAGTTTGATGCGTACCATCCAGCTGTTCAGCAAGTAATTGAGAATATTGAAAAGGTAATGGTAGGGAAGCGGGATGCAACTGAATTAAGTTTAGTGGCGTTGCTCGCTGGAAGTCATGTGCTTCTTGAAGATGTTCCGGGCGTGGGGAAAACGATGATGGTCCGTGCCTTAGCGAAGTCCGTTGGTGCTCAGTTTAACCGCATTCAGTTTACGCCAGATTTACTGCCTTCAGACTTAACGGGGGTTTCCATCTTTAATCAACGAGAAATGAAATTTGAATTTCGGAAGGGGCCTTTGTTAGGAAATATTATTCTAGCAGATGAAATCAATCGAACATCACCGAAAACACAATCAGCTCTTCTTGAAGGAATGGAGGAAGGGAATGTAACGGTTGATGGAGAGACACATGTTCTACCACAGCCTTTTTTTGTAATGGCGACGCAAAATCCAATTGAGTACGAAGGAACTTATCCACTTCCTGAAGCACAGCTTGATCGCTTTTTATTGAAGTTGCGAATGGGCTATCCTTCTCCTGAAGAAGAGCTTGAAGTGTTGAACCGGACAGAGCACGCCCATCCCATCGACTCGATTGGCACGGCACTTGAGCTTGGAGAGCTGCTTGATATGCAGAAAAAGGTGAAAGCTGTTCTTGTGGATGAATCGGTCAAACAATACATTATTGATATTGTAAGTCGAACGAGAAATAATACGTCGATCTATCTTGGGGCAAGTCCGCGTGGTTCTCTTTCGTTAATGAAAGCTTGTCAGGCGTATGCATTTATGAGAAATCGTGATTATGTCCTTCCAGATGACGTGAAATTCTTAGCGCCTTATGTCTTATCTCATCGCGTCATTCTTAAATCGGAAGCGGCTTTTGAAGGACAAAAGCCTGAGGAGATTATTAAAGAAATTCTTCACCGCGTTCGTGTACCAATTCGGAGGGAAGAGAAAGTGAAATGAGGGACAAGCTTGCCAATAATAGAGTGTTAAAATTCTTGTTTTTAGGCCTCCTCTTTCTGCTTACCTTCTCCTATGCAATGTTTCAGGGAGGGTTTGTTAGTTGGTTTCTCTTCTATAGCTTTCTTCCTTTTGGTATTTATTCTCTCCTTCTCATTTTTTATCCACTGCAATCGATTAAGATGACGCGTGATATTAGTCATACCGAGTTAACGGATGGTCAGGAGTTAACAATATCGATTCGAATTGAACGAAAAAGCTACTTTCCGCTTTTTTATTTAGTAGTAGAAGACGTGTTACCGGAAAGACTTGTTTCCTTTGCGAAGGAGTCGTCGTCAAACTATCAGAAACGTTCACTAGCATTATTGCTTCCGATGTTTAGAAGGAACTTAACTTATCGCTATACCGTTAAATCGATTCCAAGGGGAGAATATCAATTCAGAGAAATTCGTTGTAAAACAGGCGATTTGTTTGGGTTTGTGCAACATGAGAATAAGGTTGTGAGAGAGCAAGCCATTTATGTTCTCCCAAACTATCAAGAGATTTCCTGGTCTCCCTATAATCAACAGCTTTCGGGAACAAGGCCATCTCCGAAAAAAGCAGATTTAGATTATTCAACTGCTGTGAGCGTGCGGGATTATGTACCAGGAGATAAACTATCGTGGATTGACTGGAAAGCAACAGCGCGGGGGTCAAAACTACTAACCAAGCAATTCGAACAGCAAATCAGTCAGGATTACATGGTCTTCCTTGATCGAGAAACGGCTCACTATGGGCGAGTTGGATCCCCTTTGTTTGAGAAGGCGGTAAGGCTTGCCGCTTCTGTAACAAATGCTGCTTTAAAGCAAAATGCGATGATTGGACTTGTTTCGTCAGGAAAGGATCACTCCGTTTTAAGCATTAATGGAGGAAAGGCTCAAAGAAGGAGAGTCTTTCATCATCTTGCACGCGTTCAAGCGAATGGAAATACAACATTTGATACGGTTGTGAAAAGGGAAGCTCATCATTTTCCAGCAGGAACAGGCGTGTTGATGATTAGTCCTTCGCTTGATGGGGCTTTTACCTCTACGTTAAAAGAACTTGTTGCCCGAAAGGTTCAAGTTGAGTTCTTCTTTGTTACCGAGCATATTACGCTAGAACAACAAGCGAAGATCAACCAGCTCATGCAGTATGGAATTAAAGCGAATGTGATTGCGGGAAATTCGTTTAATGAGGAATTAAAGGGGGGTGGGAAGCGTGCAACAAGTTAATGAAAAAACGGACTGGCTTTACGCTCTTCTCCTCTACGGATTGGGTTTTCTGTTATTTTGGGAATGGTTAAGACCTCTCTCGATCATTTCAGATA contains:
- a CDS encoding DUF488 family protein, producing the protein MSVILRRIYEEDHPLEGNRILIDRVWPRGISKEKAKLDDWMKEIAPSSSLRKWFDHDPDKFDDFKKAYQNEINESKMAQTKLQELKKMATNERLVLLFGAKDMKHNHAVVLKEMIEE
- a CDS encoding DUF58 domain-containing protein, which gives rise to MRDKLANNRVLKFLFLGLLFLLTFSYAMFQGGFVSWFLFYSFLPFGIYSLLLIFYPLQSIKMTRDISHTELTDGQELTISIRIERKSYFPLFYLVVEDVLPERLVSFAKESSSNYQKRSLALLLPMFRRNLTYRYTVKSIPRGEYQFREIRCKTGDLFGFVQHENKVVREQAIYVLPNYQEISWSPYNQQLSGTRPSPKKADLDYSTAVSVRDYVPGDKLSWIDWKATARGSKLLTKQFEQQISQDYMVFLDRETAHYGRVGSPLFEKAVRLAASVTNAALKQNAMIGLVSSGKDHSVLSINGGKAQRRRVFHHLARVQANGNTTFDTVVKREAHHFPAGTGVLMISPSLDGAFTSTLKELVARKVQVEFFFVTEHITLEQQAKINQLMQYGIKANVIAGNSFNEELKGGGKRATS
- the fdhA gene encoding formaldehyde dehydrogenase, glutathione-independent, whose amino-acid sequence is MAGNRGVVYTGSGRVEVQDISYPDLVLREGPGVPKSNAGRKCEHGVILKNIVTNICGSDQHMVRGRTTAPSGLVLGHEITGEVIEVGRDVEFIKKGDIVSVPFNVACGRCKMCKRQDTHICQNVNPERPGAAYGYVDMGGWVGGQSEYVMVPYADFQLLAFPDKEKAMEKILDLTMLSDIFPTGYHGAISAGVTTGSTVYVAGAGPVGLAAAHSAQLLGAAVVIVGDLKEERLAQARSFGCETINLKEHHDPGEQIEQILGIPEVDCAIDAVGFEAYGHGTDNEEQPAIVLNTMMDVVEAGGKMGIPGLYVTEDPGADDKDAKQGSLKVRFGLGWSKAHHFVTGQTPVMQYHRQLMMAILNGKADIAKAVNATVISLDEAPQGYNEFDSGVAKKFVIDPHGMLKR
- a CDS encoding MoxR family ATPase codes for the protein MSSSYQFDAYHPAVQQVIENIEKVMVGKRDATELSLVALLAGSHVLLEDVPGVGKTMMVRALAKSVGAQFNRIQFTPDLLPSDLTGVSIFNQREMKFEFRKGPLLGNIILADEINRTSPKTQSALLEGMEEGNVTVDGETHVLPQPFFVMATQNPIEYEGTYPLPEAQLDRFLLKLRMGYPSPEEELEVLNRTEHAHPIDSIGTALELGELLDMQKKVKAVLVDESVKQYIIDIVSRTRNNTSIYLGASPRGSLSLMKACQAYAFMRNRDYVLPDDVKFLAPYVLSHRVILKSEAAFEGQKPEEIIKEILHRVRVPIRREEKVK